Proteins encoded by one window of Haliotis asinina isolate JCU_RB_2024 chromosome 6, JCU_Hal_asi_v2, whole genome shotgun sequence:
- the LOC137286630 gene encoding uncharacterized protein isoform X1 — protein MEIMNVRDPRLGVSQHEQKIPKTSEVLAPSPQGDSMLSSMSVMDHDGQTDAQTDDQGTQVSGLVSKHNDTHISDDIYESRGSEGGLSESKDSGYGLRLEKNELGSPRASNKKKLLRNSQANMYLPKIPGPKHSKLSQDTKLKASKKIQPLNGRSKAQDELDLDVNPESVPFLPQNFMSSTVLKKIAVPKRHLDTFGGMEYNVTGRRGVILHTDRYQWASFRPLDGMSQRDRLLAELLYMEKLRGVKRRREVLPHRAQLDLVMGGKKIEMEERFDIAREIQKLKSLVLPQNAKDLFHGRGFRLPESHGSVNPRGRPYDITEEISASAPALMQQPIRMNPGFLSQRQSSQQSVFTSSKMKKRGQLPSLNRGRAMRDESHPSLKSRHSVLPSVEANSLNRSPAAWVADQNRRILEGQDRVEVTVPQIEDEKSRVPDSDMEIDHNDLRSGAVSPGPPPPTTAALTVTSGPTVGGDRHSVTPAKPTTPHPLKGAELVESVPDMEKDQLRATFQRLDTDMDGNLNYNQLKTQIPDTLSQTQELFTKQVYDIIRSNSDAFNVEDFMNMKQLTQALENLGGDAKMAFQDLDTNSLATAIRKFVGLFQQVDRNNRGKISAESLQEILCSGLEKDLKSDHSLWTRITNTMGIDSSSHVTKIEFLAHLPYFLSWMPKS, from the exons ATGGAAATTATGAATGTGAGAGATCCAAGACTGGGAGTCTCTCAGCATGAGCAGAAGATCCCCAAGACCTCAGAGGTCCTGGCGCCAAGCCCCCAGGGGGACAGTATGTTGTCCTCCATGTCCGTCATGGATCATGATGGACAGACGGACGCACAGACAGATGACCAAGGGACGCAAGTTTCTGGCTTGGTCAGCAAACACAATGACACACACATCTCCGATGATATCTACGAATCCAGAGGGTCTGAAGGTGGACTATCTGAATCAAAAGATTCTGGATATGGATTAAGACTGGAAAAAAATGAACTGGGATCTCCAAGAGCTTCAAATAAGAAGAAACTCCTTCGGAATTCGCAGGCAAACATGTATCTGCCAAAGATCCCGGGTCCAAAACACTCAAAACTCAGCCAGGACACAAAACTAAAAGCATCCAAAAAG ATCCAGCCCCTGAATGGCCGAAGCAAGGCTCAGGATGAACTAGACTTGGATGTGAATCCTGAATCTGTTCCCTTCCTACCTCAGAACTTCAT GTCGTCCacagttttgaagaaaatagCTGTTCCAAAGCGTCATTTGGACACTTTTGGAGGAATGGAGTATAACGTGACTGGGCGACGTGGCGTCATTCTTCACACGGACAGATACCAG TGGGCCTCATTTCGACCTCTGGATGG GATGAGCCAGCGAGATCGTCTACTGGCAGAGCTTCTGTACATGGAGAAACTGCGAGGAGTGAAGCGGAGACGAGAGGTGCTGCCTCACCGAGCACAGCTCGATCTTGTCATGGGCGGCAAGAAGATTGAAATGGAAGAgag GTTTGATATTGCAAGAGAGATCCAGAAGCTGAAGTCTCTAGTCTTGCCTCAGAACGCCAAGGACCTCTTCCATGGACGTGGATTTCGTCTGCCAGA GAGCCATGGTTCTGTCAACCCGAGAGGCCGGCCATACGACATTACAGAGGAAA TTTCGGCGTCGGCGCCAGCTTTAATGCAGCAGCCAATAAGGATGAACCCAGGCTTCCTCTCTCAGCGTCAGTCTTCGCAGCAATCAGTCTTCACCTCAAGTAAAATGAAGAAACGAGGACAGTTACCAAGCTTAAATAGAGGCCGTG CAATGCGAGATGAGTCTCATCCCAGTCTCAAGTCCCGACACAGCGTCCTCCCCTCCGTGGAAGCTAACTCCCTTAACCGCAGCCCTGCAGCGTGGGTGGCGGACCAGAACCGCAGGAT TCTGGAAGGTCAAGACCGAGTGGAAGTTACTGTGCCACAGATAGAAGATGAGAAATCTAGAGT CCCTGATAGTGACATGGAGATTGACCACAATGACTTGAGATCAGGAGCTGTTAGTCctggaccaccaccaccaactaCTGCAGCACTGACGGTGACCAGTGGGCCGACAGTTGGAGGGGACAGGCACAGTGTCACCCCAGCCAAACCTACAACTCCTCACCCACTCAAG GGTGCTGAGTTGGTGGAGTCTGTCCCGGACATGGAGAAGGACCAGCTTCGTGCCACTTTCCAGCGTCTGGACACTGATATGGATGG GAATCTTAACTATAACCAGCTGAAGACACAGATTCCAGACACACTGTCCCAGACACAGGAGCTGTTTACAAAGCAGGTGTATGACATCATTCGCTCAAACAGTGACGCCTTCAATGTCGAGGACTTTATGAACATGAAGCAACTGACTCAAGCCCTGGAGAACCTAGG GGGAGATGCCAAGATGGCCTTCCAGGACCTGGATACAAACAGCTTGGCGACTGCAATACGGAAATTTGTG GGATTATTCCAACAAGTTGACCGTAATAACAGGGGTAAGATATCTGCAGAGTCCCTGCAGGAGATTTTGTGTTCTGGACTAGAGAAGGACTTGAAGTCTGACCACAGTCTGTGGACCAGGATCACAAATACAATGGGCATC gaCAGCTCATCGCATGTAACCAAAATCGAGTTTCTGGCCCATCTACCCTATTTCTTGTCATGGATGCCCAAGTCTTGA
- the LOC137286630 gene encoding uncharacterized protein isoform X2 yields the protein MLCLMPTLRKKGRSKSSIELVRIRYSFQNIDADTPRRPHTVAMPAITQFVLEGTKLETPKIQPLNGRSKAQDELDLDVNPESVPFLPQNFMSSTVLKKIAVPKRHLDTFGGMEYNVTGRRGVILHTDRYQWASFRPLDGMSQRDRLLAELLYMEKLRGVKRRREVLPHRAQLDLVMGGKKIEMEERFDIAREIQKLKSLVLPQNAKDLFHGRGFRLPESHGSVNPRGRPYDITEEISASAPALMQQPIRMNPGFLSQRQSSQQSVFTSSKMKKRGQLPSLNRGRAMRDESHPSLKSRHSVLPSVEANSLNRSPAAWVADQNRRILEGQDRVEVTVPQIEDEKSRVPDSDMEIDHNDLRSGAVSPGPPPPTTAALTVTSGPTVGGDRHSVTPAKPTTPHPLKGAELVESVPDMEKDQLRATFQRLDTDMDGNLNYNQLKTQIPDTLSQTQELFTKQVYDIIRSNSDAFNVEDFMNMKQLTQALENLGGDAKMAFQDLDTNSLATAIRKFVGLFQQVDRNNRGKISAESLQEILCSGLEKDLKSDHSLWTRITNTMGIDSSSHVTKIEFLAHLPYFLSWMPKS from the exons ATGCTTTGTTTAATGCCAACGCTCCGTAAGAAGGGACGAAGCAAATCGTCAATTGAGCTTGTCCGCATACGTTATAGTTTCCAAAACATCGATGCTGACACTCCAAGACGTCCCCATACGGTTGCTATGCCAGCCATAACACAGTTTGTGTTGGAGGGGACTAAACTAGAGACTCCAAAG ATCCAGCCCCTGAATGGCCGAAGCAAGGCTCAGGATGAACTAGACTTGGATGTGAATCCTGAATCTGTTCCCTTCCTACCTCAGAACTTCAT GTCGTCCacagttttgaagaaaatagCTGTTCCAAAGCGTCATTTGGACACTTTTGGAGGAATGGAGTATAACGTGACTGGGCGACGTGGCGTCATTCTTCACACGGACAGATACCAG TGGGCCTCATTTCGACCTCTGGATGG GATGAGCCAGCGAGATCGTCTACTGGCAGAGCTTCTGTACATGGAGAAACTGCGAGGAGTGAAGCGGAGACGAGAGGTGCTGCCTCACCGAGCACAGCTCGATCTTGTCATGGGCGGCAAGAAGATTGAAATGGAAGAgag GTTTGATATTGCAAGAGAGATCCAGAAGCTGAAGTCTCTAGTCTTGCCTCAGAACGCCAAGGACCTCTTCCATGGACGTGGATTTCGTCTGCCAGA GAGCCATGGTTCTGTCAACCCGAGAGGCCGGCCATACGACATTACAGAGGAAA TTTCGGCGTCGGCGCCAGCTTTAATGCAGCAGCCAATAAGGATGAACCCAGGCTTCCTCTCTCAGCGTCAGTCTTCGCAGCAATCAGTCTTCACCTCAAGTAAAATGAAGAAACGAGGACAGTTACCAAGCTTAAATAGAGGCCGTG CAATGCGAGATGAGTCTCATCCCAGTCTCAAGTCCCGACACAGCGTCCTCCCCTCCGTGGAAGCTAACTCCCTTAACCGCAGCCCTGCAGCGTGGGTGGCGGACCAGAACCGCAGGAT TCTGGAAGGTCAAGACCGAGTGGAAGTTACTGTGCCACAGATAGAAGATGAGAAATCTAGAGT CCCTGATAGTGACATGGAGATTGACCACAATGACTTGAGATCAGGAGCTGTTAGTCctggaccaccaccaccaactaCTGCAGCACTGACGGTGACCAGTGGGCCGACAGTTGGAGGGGACAGGCACAGTGTCACCCCAGCCAAACCTACAACTCCTCACCCACTCAAG GGTGCTGAGTTGGTGGAGTCTGTCCCGGACATGGAGAAGGACCAGCTTCGTGCCACTTTCCAGCGTCTGGACACTGATATGGATGG GAATCTTAACTATAACCAGCTGAAGACACAGATTCCAGACACACTGTCCCAGACACAGGAGCTGTTTACAAAGCAGGTGTATGACATCATTCGCTCAAACAGTGACGCCTTCAATGTCGAGGACTTTATGAACATGAAGCAACTGACTCAAGCCCTGGAGAACCTAGG GGGAGATGCCAAGATGGCCTTCCAGGACCTGGATACAAACAGCTTGGCGACTGCAATACGGAAATTTGTG GGATTATTCCAACAAGTTGACCGTAATAACAGGGGTAAGATATCTGCAGAGTCCCTGCAGGAGATTTTGTGTTCTGGACTAGAGAAGGACTTGAAGTCTGACCACAGTCTGTGGACCAGGATCACAAATACAATGGGCATC gaCAGCTCATCGCATGTAACCAAAATCGAGTTTCTGGCCCATCTACCCTATTTCTTGTCATGGATGCCCAAGTCTTGA